actgcgggaaggccttcagcacatcctcccacctgcggacccacaagcgggtccacacgggggaaaggcccttcacctgctctcagtgcgggaagggcttcagtaCTTCCTCCaatctgctgacccaccagcatgtccacaccggcgagaggccgttcacctgctctcaatgcgggaagggcttcacctgctcctccaccctgcAGAGCCACCAACAGGTCCACACggggaagaggcccttcagctgccctgagtgcaggaaggctttcagcacttcctccaacctgctggcccaccagcgggtccacaccggggaaaggccattcacctgctctcagtgcgggaagggcttcacctgctcctcccgcCTGCGAAGCCACCAGCATGTGCACAcaagggagaggcccttcagctgcaccgcgtgtgggaagggcttcacttGCTCCTCCACCCTGCGGaaccaccagcgtgtccacactggggagaggccgttcacctgctctcagtgcgggaagggcttcacttACTCCTCCACCCTGCGGAACCACCAACGTGTCCACAtgggggagaagcccttcagctgtcccgagtgtgggaagggcttcacctgctcctccaccctccagacccaccagcgtgtccacatgggggagaggcccttcagctgctctcagtgcgggaaggcctttacccatgTCTTCTCCCTGatgaggcaccagcggatccacacgggggagaggcctttcagctgcgcagagtgcgggaaggcctttacccaggcctccaccctgctgacccaccagcgtgtccacacgggggagaggcccttcagctgcccagagtgtgggaaggcctttacccaggcctccaacctgctgacccaccagcgggtccacaccggggagaggccattcacctgctctcagtgcgggaagggcttcaggtattcctcccacctgctgatccaccagcgggtccacacgggggagaggcccttcagctgccccgagtgcgggaagggctttagcACATCCACcatcctgctgaggcaccagcggatccacaccggggagaggccgttcatctgctctcagtgcgggaagggcttcacctactcctGCAACCTGCGgaagcaccagcgagttcacgtgccgtcgcagggggattgaaggagtgacggccgagtGCTATTATCGATTGGACTATCAACCCGGTTCCAGGgactcccgggtttgaatcccgccacgacagatggcagaattggtatacggtcagaaatgtggagtttggaATCTAATGATGAGAGCgtttttttaatccttgtgctgtttaccctcactattttttttaatccttgtgtCTTTTATTCTTGCTTTTACCTGTGCAACTGTTTATAGTAATGTGTAAACACTAGTGAAGGAGATTATGCACCAGCATTttatgttcctcagtcattgaaggggcaggactGGTTGAGAATGATTAGTAAAGCAGGttgtgcactaagccttgttaacatcgATATAGTTTGTTCATTGGAAAAGTAGACTTTTTAttattttgagtcatagagatgtgcaacacggaaacagacccattgagtccaacctgtccacgccaaccagatatcctacattactcTCGTCTCCTTTGCCAgtactatatccctctaaaccattcctattcatatacccatccagataccttttaaaggctgtaattgtaccagcctccaccacttcctctggcagctcattccatccctgcaccaccctctgcatggaaacattgcccttcaggtacCTTTTGGTaccaactatgtcctctagttgtgaaggTCACCCCAACACTGAGGAAATGACTTAAaaacattgcttttgcatttAGCTGGCTACTCAATCAAATATCGAGCcacatgggggaaaaaaataTTGGTGTGCCCTTTTTGATCTCCGATAGGcatttggaaacttaaaatctgTCAAAAACACCAACATTGCTACAGCGCATATTGTGTACACTCCTCGGTGTCAACAAGCAGGGCACATGTTTGCCAGTGTAACCAAAACACTGGGCGTGTTCCTCGCTGTCGGCAGAAAAGGGGCAAAACCTACTTTTGATGGACAAATAAGGatcactggaggaccggaaggagacttgtcctcctgccattcggagctcccctattggtgaatgcggaagttgggccatgaggttctgaagttcctgcccctcccctctctcaatgaagattgagcttcactcagactgcagcttccttcctctgtccatcatctgtgagtacagcactctcttttctcacccccttttccattaacgtttcattctggggttcaattgttgacttgtagcaactgaaaggaatgggagtgaatccagcgagggcacagactctggaaaagttagtCCAGGCCTTTctctcaattggcaaaatagacaggcaggagactggaagaacgcagcaagccaggcagtatcaggaggtagagaagtcgagGTATCTGGTGTAATCTTTGTTCAGGATTGGAGGTGGGTATAGGGAGAGCTGTGGATCAAGGGtgatgaagtgaggataggtggagacagg
This Hemiscyllium ocellatum isolate sHemOce1 chromosome 27 unlocalized genomic scaffold, sHemOce1.pat.X.cur. SUPER_27_unloc_6, whole genome shotgun sequence DNA region includes the following protein-coding sequences:
- the LOC132808471 gene encoding zinc finger protein 721-like isoform X3, whose translation is MEKPEESRPMEKPWKCGDCGKGFRAPSALEIHRRSHTGERPFFCSECRKAFSNSSALQAHQQVHTGERPFPCTECGKIFSNSSILLKHRRVHTGERPFSCPECGKAFTQASILLTHRRIHTGERPFSCPECGKGFSQVGNLHAHQRVHTGEKPFTCPECGKAFSYSSDLLKHQRVHTGERPFSCPECGKGFSDSSDLLKHQRVHTGQKPFSCPECGKAFSDSSALVKHRRVHTGERPFSCPECGKSFARASNLLTHRRIHTGERPFSCLECGKGFTRSSHLRSHQRVHTGERPFPCTDCGKAFSTSSHLRTHKRVHTGERPFTCSQCGKGFSTSSNLLTHQHVHTGERPFTCSQCGKGFTCSSTLQSHQQVHTGKRPFSCPECRKAFSTSSNLLAHQRVHTGERPFTCSQCGKGFTCSSRLRSHQHVHTRERPFSCTACGKGFTCSSTLRNHQRVHTGERPFTCSQCGKGFTYSSTLRNHQRVHMGEKPFSCPECGKGFTCSSTLQTHQRVHMGERPFSCSQCGKAFTHVFSLMRHQRIHTGERPFSCAECGKAFTQASTLLTHQRVHTGERPFSCPECGKAFTQASNLLTHQRVHTGERPFTCSQCGKGFRYSSHLLIHQRVHTGERPFSCPECGKGFSTSTILLRHQRIHTGERPFICSQCGKGFTYSCNLRKHQRVHVPSQGD
- the LOC132808471 gene encoding zinc finger protein 229-like isoform X1, whose protein sequence is MEKPEEARPVEKPWKGGDCGKGFRVPSALETHRRSHTGERPFPCTDCGKAFSTSSHLRTHKRVHTGERPFTCSQCGKGFSTSSNLLTHQHVHTGERPFTCSQCGKGFTCSSTLQSHQQVHTGKRPFSCPECRKAFSTSSNLLAHQRVHTGERPFTCSQCGKGFTCSSRLRSHQHVHTRERPFSCTACGKGFTCSSTLRNHQRVHTGERPFTCSQCGKGFTYSSTLRNHQRVHMGEKPFSCPECGKGFTCSSTLQTHQRVHMGERPFSCSQCGKAFTHVFSLMRHQRIHTGERPFSCAECGKAFTQASTLLTHQRVHTGERPFSCPECGKAFTQASNLLTHQRVHTGERPFTCSQCGKGFRYSSHLLIHQRVHTGERPFSCPECGKGFSTSTILLRHQRIHTGERPFICSQCGKGFTYSCNLRKHQRVHVPSQGD